In the Anaerolineae bacterium genome, TGGCCCGCATTGTTGAAGCCAGCCAGCCCGACATGCTTGAAATCAACATCTCCTGCCCCAACGTAGGCGATGAGTTTGGCACGCCCTTTGCCGCCACAGGCAACAGCGCCGCCGCTGTTACCGCAGCGGTCAAAGCAGCGGTAGCTTGCCCGGTGGCTATCAAACTGGCTCCCAATGTGCCCAACATTGCTCGCATTGCCGCAGCGGTAGTGGAGGCCGGGGCCGATGCCATTACCGCCATCAACACCATGCCGGGCATGGCCATTGACCCTGTTTCGGGCCGGCCCCTCCTCTCCAACCGGGTGGGCGGCATCTCCGGCCCGGCCCTTAAACCCATTGCCTTGCGCTGTGTGTATGAGATTGCCAAAGTGGTTTCCGTGCCCATTATTGGCACCGGCGGCGTTTCTACCGGCCCGGATGCGGTGGAAATGTTGGCTGCCGGGGCCTCGGTGGTGGGCGTGGGATCGGCGGTCTATTATCGCGGCGTGTCGGCCATGCAACAGATTGGCGAAGAGTTGATGGCTTTTATGGATCAGTATCATGTCTCTTCAGTAGAAATGCTGAGAGGGAGAAGTCATAACTATTAATGTTTTTCGGTAGAGACAGGACATTGCCCTGTCTCTACCCGGTAAAAATTCAAAATCTTTTCTGAATATCTATAAGATGCACAAGGAGGTTGTAACAAGATATGTCTCAAAATTTGTATGAGGATTTTGCCGGGCGATACGATTTGTTCCACAGTGGCTTTGATGACCACGATCCTTTAGAGCTTGCATTCTTTCGCCGACTCTTTGCGGAAAATCAGGTGCGGAGCGTGCTGGACTGCGCTTGTGGCACCGGGAAACACCTGCATTTGTTTCATCTCCTCGGCTGTGAGGTTGTTGGGTCCGATACCTCGGCGGCGATGCTGGCGCAGGCAGAGAAAAACCTTAGCGCATGTGGCCTGGACCTGCCCCTGCATCAGGTAGACTATCGCGAGTTGCCGCAATATTTTGACCGGCAATTTGATGCGGTCGCTTGTTTGTCCAGCTCCATTCACCACATGCCCAACGAAACCGAAGCGGCCAACGCTTTTAAAAGTATGCTTGGGGTGTTACGGCCCGGAAAGATATTGGTTTTAACCCAGGGCACCACGGACAAACAATGGCAAGAGAAACCAAGATTCATTCCCGCCATCAACCAAAAAGATTTCACCCGGTTGTTTGTGATAGATTATTTGGGCGCGGGCGCGCGGTACAACATTTTAGACATTTTCCATAGCGACGAGCTTTGTGATTTTAAGGTTTGGAGCGTGGAATACCCCCGCATGTACTTAAAAAATGATCAGGAGAGATTGTTAAAAACAGCCGGCTTCAAAGTTGTGGATGCCTATGGGAGTTACGATTTTGAGGCGTATGATAGTGAAACAAGCCGGCGGTTGATTTTGGTGGCCCGGAAATAATTATGAGCCAGCACCATATTGAGGGTCCGTTAATAAAGCGGGCCTCTTTGCCCCAGGCCGTCCGCATCGTTGGCATCAAGGTTGAAAACGCTGTTACCAAAACCTTCACCCTGGCCGATTCCCTTGAGGCTCAACCGGGTCAGTTTGTAATGGCCTGGCTGCCCGGCCTGGAAGACAAACCCTTCAGCTTGGCCGGAGCCAGGCCTATCACGCTGACCATTGCCGCGGTGGGGCCTTTTAGCCGGGCCATCCATCAATTGCAAGTGGGCGATCTATTGTGGCTGCGGGGGCCTTTGGGGCAGGGGTTTCGCCTGCCCGCTTCCGGCGGACACCTGTTGCTCATTGGGGGTGGCTATGGGGTGGCGCCGTTGTTCTTTTTGGCTCGGCAGGCGCTGGCGGTTGGCTGCCGGGTTTCAATGATTATTGGCGCTGCTACGGCTAACAGCCTGCTTTTGGCGGATGAGTTTCAAGCCTTGGCGGTGCCCCTCTGGCTGACCACCGTAGACGGCTCGGCGGGCCGGCCGGGCCTGGCCACAGACGCCATCCCCCTGGTATTGGCCCACGCCGCCGATCCTCCAAAAATGGTGTATGCCTGCGGGCCAATTGGCATGCTCCAGGCGGTTGCGGCCTGGTGTGAGGCAGAGAATCTCCCGGCGCAATTATCGTGGGAAGCCCCCATGCGTTGCGGCCTGGGCTTATGCGGCAGTTGCGAGGTTGGCCGGGGTTGGTTGACCTGTTTAGACGGGCCGGTGTTTCAATTCAATCCTCTTACCCATTCTCCATAACTGTAACCATCCTGTAACCACAACAAAAGATATTTTGTGTTATATTAAAGCTAGGGCCATTCAATCTGTCGGGCTGTATTTTGAGGAGCAAGAGGTATGCTAGACCAGCATAATCGGCCAAAGCGTATTTTAATTGTTGATGATGAGTCAACCCTGGTTTTCTTTTTAAAGCAAGGCTTACAAGAATCCGGTATTTCTTGCCTGGTTGACGATGCCGCTTCCGGTGAAGAAGCGTTAACCAAACTAACCTATAATCGGTACGATTTACTGGTGACCGATCTAAAAATGCCCGGCATCAACGGGTTTACGTTGTTGGAAGTGGCTCGTTCGCTGCATCCAGATATTAGCATTGTGCTGATGACGGCCTTTGGCTCGCCCGAAGTGCAAGAAGAAGCGAAGCGGCTTAAAGTAGATGGTTATCTCACCAAACCATTCCCCACCGCGCAATTACAAAGTTTGGTTAATGAGGTGTTGGCCGCCCAAAACGCTTTGGGGGGCTCCCCGGCAACAAGTCGGCAAGGGGTGCTGCTTGAACAAAATAGTGAAGAACTTTCATAAGGAGGCCGCTCAACTATGGGCAAAGCCAAGGTGCTATATATTGAAGACAACCCTGATAACATGATCCTGGTGAAACGAGTATTGGAGATAGAGGGTTACGAGGTGATTGCCGCTGCCACCGGCAAGGAAGGATTGCACAAGGCCCTTCTGAACCTGCCAGACATCATTATTACCGACATCAACTTGCCGGATATTGACGGCTACGAAATTACCAACAACTTAAAAAAAGAAAGAGCAACCGCTCACATTCCCATTGTGGCCATGACGGCCAATGTGATGAAAAAAGACCGAGACAACGTTTTTGACGCCGGCTGCGACGGTTACATCTCTAAACCCATTGATGTTGACGAACTTCCCGAACAGATTGAAAGCTTTCTGAAAGGTGCCTCATGATGACCGATATAGCGACAAAGACCCAAAAAAAACAGATTGATCCCAAAGATGCTTACGTGTTGGTGGTGGAAGACAACCTGCAAAACCTGGTGTTGATTGCCCGGCTGTTGGCCTTTATTGGCGTCCGCCGGTACGAGTGGAGAGCCTCCGGCTGGCAGGTTTTGGAATTTGCCGACACCATGCCCCAGGTTGACCTGGTGCTGATGGACCTCCACCTGCCTTACCAGGACGGTTACGAAGCCCTGGCCAAATTGCGCAGCGACCCCCGTTTTGCCGAAACTCGGATTGTGGCCGTCACCGCCGACGCCAATCCCGCTTCCATGGAAAAAGCCAAAAAAGCCGGGTTCGATGGATTCCTGGGCAAACCCATAGACCCCGACAAATTCCCCGACCAGATCATCCAGATTCTACAGGGGAATACCGTGTGGGATTTAGGGTACTGATTACAAGATTGTCGCTTTTTTATTAAAATTGAGTTAGGCCGATCACGAGTCAAGAATTGAGAAACATCATGAGCCAACAAGAGGTGGTTAAACAACTGCAAGCGCAAGTTGAAGAATTGACCCAAACGCTGGCCAAAACCAATCGTCTGGCGCAATACCTGGAAACCGGCGCCCAGGTGAGCCGGGTGATTGCTTCAACCCATAATCTTGATAAGCTTAACAAACAAATTGTCAAAATCATCAAAGATGGCTTTGACTTTTACCAAGTAGCCGTTTTTTTGAT is a window encoding:
- a CDS encoding response regulator, coding for MLDQHNRPKRILIVDDESTLVFFLKQGLQESGISCLVDDAASGEEALTKLTYNRYDLLVTDLKMPGINGFTLLEVARSLHPDISIVLMTAFGSPEVQEEAKRLKVDGYLTKPFPTAQLQSLVNEVLAAQNALGGSPATSRQGVLLEQNSEELS
- a CDS encoding dihydroorotate dehydrogenase electron transfer subunit: MSQHHIEGPLIKRASLPQAVRIVGIKVENAVTKTFTLADSLEAQPGQFVMAWLPGLEDKPFSLAGARPITLTIAAVGPFSRAIHQLQVGDLLWLRGPLGQGFRLPASGGHLLLIGGGYGVAPLFFLARQALAVGCRVSMIIGAATANSLLLADEFQALAVPLWLTTVDGSAGRPGLATDAIPLVLAHAADPPKMVYACGPIGMLQAVAAWCEAENLPAQLSWEAPMRCGLGLCGSCEVGRGWLTCLDGPVFQFNPLTHSP
- a CDS encoding response regulator: MTDIATKTQKKQIDPKDAYVLVVEDNLQNLVLIARLLAFIGVRRYEWRASGWQVLEFADTMPQVDLVLMDLHLPYQDGYEALAKLRSDPRFAETRIVAVTADANPASMEKAKKAGFDGFLGKPIDPDKFPDQIIQILQGNTVWDLGY
- a CDS encoding dihydroorotate dehydrogenase, yielding MPVSKLSCNFLNFQLHTPLVLASGVIGTSAALMARAARNGAGMITAKSCGPTPRAGHPNPVAFDFGAGLLNAIGLTNPGATEEANLLAVTRLQLRPLGVPLIASIFAGTVDEFVQVARIVEASQPDMLEINISCPNVGDEFGTPFAATGNSAAAVTAAVKAAVACPVAIKLAPNVPNIARIAAAVVEAGADAITAINTMPGMAIDPVSGRPLLSNRVGGISGPALKPIALRCVYEIAKVVSVPIIGTGGVSTGPDAVEMLAAGASVVGVGSAVYYRGVSAMQQIGEELMAFMDQYHVSSVEMLRGRSHNY
- a CDS encoding response regulator, coding for MGKAKVLYIEDNPDNMILVKRVLEIEGYEVIAAATGKEGLHKALLNLPDIIITDINLPDIDGYEITNNLKKERATAHIPIVAMTANVMKKDRDNVFDAGCDGYISKPIDVDELPEQIESFLKGAS
- a CDS encoding class I SAM-dependent methyltransferase, with amino-acid sequence MSQNLYEDFAGRYDLFHSGFDDHDPLELAFFRRLFAENQVRSVLDCACGTGKHLHLFHLLGCEVVGSDTSAAMLAQAEKNLSACGLDLPLHQVDYRELPQYFDRQFDAVACLSSSIHHMPNETEAANAFKSMLGVLRPGKILVLTQGTTDKQWQEKPRFIPAINQKDFTRLFVIDYLGAGARYNILDIFHSDELCDFKVWSVEYPRMYLKNDQERLLKTAGFKVVDAYGSYDFEAYDSETSRRLILVARK